Proteins from a genomic interval of Quercus robur chromosome 9, dhQueRobu3.1, whole genome shotgun sequence:
- the LOC126699081 gene encoding transcription factor IIIA isoform X1 → MSDLLLEMDEMGEIEKPIFRDIRRYYCEYCGICRSKKSLITSHMLTHHKEEMEKNQVNGEEEKEGKKSNTCQECGVTFTKPAYLKQHMQSHSVERLYTCPVDDCHASYRRKDHLTRHLLQHQGKLFKCPIENCGHEFSYQGNMTRHVKEFHSKDCPPINAESPKKFVCQEIGCGKVFKFASKLRKHEESHVKLDSVEALCCEPGCMKYFSNEECLKAHIQSCHQHITCEICGTKQLRRNIKRHLQIHEDTVSLERVKCHYDGCLHTFSTKSNLHQHIKAVHLDIKPFACSFSGCGMRFAHKHVRDKHEKTGCHVHTTGDFEESDEQFQSRIRGGRKRKCPTVEMLIRKRITPPTPPSQSDEESDYLGWLHSERQRAVNHSL, encoded by the exons ATGTCCGATCTGTTATtag AGATGGATGAGATGGGTGAGATTGAGAAGCCAATATTCAGAGACATAAGGCGTTATTACTGTGAGTACTGTGGCATTTGCAGGTCCAAGAAGTCTCTTATTACTTCTCATATGCTCACTCACCACAAG GaagagatggaaaagaatcaGGTTAATGGggaagaggaaaaagaaggaaaaaagtcCAATACGTGTCAAGAATGTGGTGTGACATTCACAAAACCTGCGTATTTGAAGCAACACATGCAAAGTCATTCGGTTGAG AGGCTGTACACTTGTCCAGTTGATGATTGCCACGCCAGCTATAGAAGAAAGGACCACTTGACTCGGCATCTGCTTCAGCACCAAGGAAAACTCTTTAAGTGTCCAATTGAGAATTGTGGCCATGAATTTTCTTACCAAGGCAACATGACACGGCATGTGAAAGAATTCCATAGCAAAGATTGCCCTCCGATTAATGCTGAATCCCCGAAGAAATTTGTCTGCCAGGAAATAGGGTGTGGAAAGGTTTTCAAATTTGCATCAAAACTGCGAAAGCATGAGGAATCCCATG TTAAATTAGACTCAGTGGAGGCACTCTGCTGCGAACCTGGCTGcatgaaatatttttcaaacGAAGAATGTCTTAAGGCCCACATCCAGTCCTGCCACCAACATATTACTTGTGAGATATGTGGAACCAAGCAACTAAGAAGGAACATTAAGCGGCATCTACAAATACATGAAGACACAGTTTCACTGGAGAGAGTCAAGTGCCACTACGACGGTTGTCTTCACACATTTTCAACT AAATCAAATCTCCATCAGCATATCAAGGCTGTGCACCTTGATATTAAACCTTTTGCCTGTAGCTTTTCTGGTTGTGGCATGAGATTTGCACACAAGCATGTGAGAGACAAGCATGAGAAGACAGGGTGCCATGTTCATACAACC GGTGATTTTGAAGAGTCAGACGAGCAATTTCAATCCAGGATTAGGGGTGGCCGGAAGAGAAAGTGCCCAACCGTAGAAATGCTGATCCGGAAGAGGATTACTCCACCAACTCCACCAAGTCAATCAGACGAAGAGTCTGACTACCTTGGTTGGTTGCACTCAGAGAGGCAACGAGCTGTAAATCATAGCCTATAG
- the LOC126699081 gene encoding transcription factor IIIA isoform X2, whose protein sequence is MAEMDEMGEIEKPIFRDIRRYYCEYCGICRSKKSLITSHMLTHHKEEMEKNQVNGEEEKEGKKSNTCQECGVTFTKPAYLKQHMQSHSVERLYTCPVDDCHASYRRKDHLTRHLLQHQGKLFKCPIENCGHEFSYQGNMTRHVKEFHSKDCPPINAESPKKFVCQEIGCGKVFKFASKLRKHEESHVKLDSVEALCCEPGCMKYFSNEECLKAHIQSCHQHITCEICGTKQLRRNIKRHLQIHEDTVSLERVKCHYDGCLHTFSTKSNLHQHIKAVHLDIKPFACSFSGCGMRFAHKHVRDKHEKTGCHVHTTGDFEESDEQFQSRIRGGRKRKCPTVEMLIRKRITPPTPPSQSDEESDYLGWLHSERQRAVNHSL, encoded by the exons ATGGCAGAGATGGATGAGATGGGTGAGATTGAGAAGCCAATATTCAGAGACATAAGGCGTTATTACTGTGAGTACTGTGGCATTTGCAGGTCCAAGAAGTCTCTTATTACTTCTCATATGCTCACTCACCACAAG GaagagatggaaaagaatcaGGTTAATGGggaagaggaaaaagaaggaaaaaagtcCAATACGTGTCAAGAATGTGGTGTGACATTCACAAAACCTGCGTATTTGAAGCAACACATGCAAAGTCATTCGGTTGAG AGGCTGTACACTTGTCCAGTTGATGATTGCCACGCCAGCTATAGAAGAAAGGACCACTTGACTCGGCATCTGCTTCAGCACCAAGGAAAACTCTTTAAGTGTCCAATTGAGAATTGTGGCCATGAATTTTCTTACCAAGGCAACATGACACGGCATGTGAAAGAATTCCATAGCAAAGATTGCCCTCCGATTAATGCTGAATCCCCGAAGAAATTTGTCTGCCAGGAAATAGGGTGTGGAAAGGTTTTCAAATTTGCATCAAAACTGCGAAAGCATGAGGAATCCCATG TTAAATTAGACTCAGTGGAGGCACTCTGCTGCGAACCTGGCTGcatgaaatatttttcaaacGAAGAATGTCTTAAGGCCCACATCCAGTCCTGCCACCAACATATTACTTGTGAGATATGTGGAACCAAGCAACTAAGAAGGAACATTAAGCGGCATCTACAAATACATGAAGACACAGTTTCACTGGAGAGAGTCAAGTGCCACTACGACGGTTGTCTTCACACATTTTCAACT AAATCAAATCTCCATCAGCATATCAAGGCTGTGCACCTTGATATTAAACCTTTTGCCTGTAGCTTTTCTGGTTGTGGCATGAGATTTGCACACAAGCATGTGAGAGACAAGCATGAGAAGACAGGGTGCCATGTTCATACAACC GGTGATTTTGAAGAGTCAGACGAGCAATTTCAATCCAGGATTAGGGGTGGCCGGAAGAGAAAGTGCCCAACCGTAGAAATGCTGATCCGGAAGAGGATTACTCCACCAACTCCACCAAGTCAATCAGACGAAGAGTCTGACTACCTTGGTTGGTTGCACTCAGAGAGGCAACGAGCTGTAAATCATAGCCTATAG
- the LOC126699081 gene encoding transcription factor IIIA isoform X3, with protein MDEMGEIEKPIFRDIRRYYCEYCGICRSKKSLITSHMLTHHKEEMEKNQVNGEEEKEGKKSNTCQECGVTFTKPAYLKQHMQSHSVERLYTCPVDDCHASYRRKDHLTRHLLQHQGKLFKCPIENCGHEFSYQGNMTRHVKEFHSKDCPPINAESPKKFVCQEIGCGKVFKFASKLRKHEESHVKLDSVEALCCEPGCMKYFSNEECLKAHIQSCHQHITCEICGTKQLRRNIKRHLQIHEDTVSLERVKCHYDGCLHTFSTKSNLHQHIKAVHLDIKPFACSFSGCGMRFAHKHVRDKHEKTGCHVHTTGDFEESDEQFQSRIRGGRKRKCPTVEMLIRKRITPPTPPSQSDEESDYLGWLHSERQRAVNHSL; from the exons ATGGATGAGATGGGTGAGATTGAGAAGCCAATATTCAGAGACATAAGGCGTTATTACTGTGAGTACTGTGGCATTTGCAGGTCCAAGAAGTCTCTTATTACTTCTCATATGCTCACTCACCACAAG GaagagatggaaaagaatcaGGTTAATGGggaagaggaaaaagaaggaaaaaagtcCAATACGTGTCAAGAATGTGGTGTGACATTCACAAAACCTGCGTATTTGAAGCAACACATGCAAAGTCATTCGGTTGAG AGGCTGTACACTTGTCCAGTTGATGATTGCCACGCCAGCTATAGAAGAAAGGACCACTTGACTCGGCATCTGCTTCAGCACCAAGGAAAACTCTTTAAGTGTCCAATTGAGAATTGTGGCCATGAATTTTCTTACCAAGGCAACATGACACGGCATGTGAAAGAATTCCATAGCAAAGATTGCCCTCCGATTAATGCTGAATCCCCGAAGAAATTTGTCTGCCAGGAAATAGGGTGTGGAAAGGTTTTCAAATTTGCATCAAAACTGCGAAAGCATGAGGAATCCCATG TTAAATTAGACTCAGTGGAGGCACTCTGCTGCGAACCTGGCTGcatgaaatatttttcaaacGAAGAATGTCTTAAGGCCCACATCCAGTCCTGCCACCAACATATTACTTGTGAGATATGTGGAACCAAGCAACTAAGAAGGAACATTAAGCGGCATCTACAAATACATGAAGACACAGTTTCACTGGAGAGAGTCAAGTGCCACTACGACGGTTGTCTTCACACATTTTCAACT AAATCAAATCTCCATCAGCATATCAAGGCTGTGCACCTTGATATTAAACCTTTTGCCTGTAGCTTTTCTGGTTGTGGCATGAGATTTGCACACAAGCATGTGAGAGACAAGCATGAGAAGACAGGGTGCCATGTTCATACAACC GGTGATTTTGAAGAGTCAGACGAGCAATTTCAATCCAGGATTAGGGGTGGCCGGAAGAGAAAGTGCCCAACCGTAGAAATGCTGATCCGGAAGAGGATTACTCCACCAACTCCACCAAGTCAATCAGACGAAGAGTCTGACTACCTTGGTTGGTTGCACTCAGAGAGGCAACGAGCTGTAAATCATAGCCTATAG
- the LOC126699081 gene encoding transcription factor IIIA isoform X4 produces MGEIEKPIFRDIRRYYCEYCGICRSKKSLITSHMLTHHKEEMEKNQVNGEEEKEGKKSNTCQECGVTFTKPAYLKQHMQSHSVERLYTCPVDDCHASYRRKDHLTRHLLQHQGKLFKCPIENCGHEFSYQGNMTRHVKEFHSKDCPPINAESPKKFVCQEIGCGKVFKFASKLRKHEESHVKLDSVEALCCEPGCMKYFSNEECLKAHIQSCHQHITCEICGTKQLRRNIKRHLQIHEDTVSLERVKCHYDGCLHTFSTKSNLHQHIKAVHLDIKPFACSFSGCGMRFAHKHVRDKHEKTGCHVHTTGDFEESDEQFQSRIRGGRKRKCPTVEMLIRKRITPPTPPSQSDEESDYLGWLHSERQRAVNHSL; encoded by the exons ATGGGTGAGATTGAGAAGCCAATATTCAGAGACATAAGGCGTTATTACTGTGAGTACTGTGGCATTTGCAGGTCCAAGAAGTCTCTTATTACTTCTCATATGCTCACTCACCACAAG GaagagatggaaaagaatcaGGTTAATGGggaagaggaaaaagaaggaaaaaagtcCAATACGTGTCAAGAATGTGGTGTGACATTCACAAAACCTGCGTATTTGAAGCAACACATGCAAAGTCATTCGGTTGAG AGGCTGTACACTTGTCCAGTTGATGATTGCCACGCCAGCTATAGAAGAAAGGACCACTTGACTCGGCATCTGCTTCAGCACCAAGGAAAACTCTTTAAGTGTCCAATTGAGAATTGTGGCCATGAATTTTCTTACCAAGGCAACATGACACGGCATGTGAAAGAATTCCATAGCAAAGATTGCCCTCCGATTAATGCTGAATCCCCGAAGAAATTTGTCTGCCAGGAAATAGGGTGTGGAAAGGTTTTCAAATTTGCATCAAAACTGCGAAAGCATGAGGAATCCCATG TTAAATTAGACTCAGTGGAGGCACTCTGCTGCGAACCTGGCTGcatgaaatatttttcaaacGAAGAATGTCTTAAGGCCCACATCCAGTCCTGCCACCAACATATTACTTGTGAGATATGTGGAACCAAGCAACTAAGAAGGAACATTAAGCGGCATCTACAAATACATGAAGACACAGTTTCACTGGAGAGAGTCAAGTGCCACTACGACGGTTGTCTTCACACATTTTCAACT AAATCAAATCTCCATCAGCATATCAAGGCTGTGCACCTTGATATTAAACCTTTTGCCTGTAGCTTTTCTGGTTGTGGCATGAGATTTGCACACAAGCATGTGAGAGACAAGCATGAGAAGACAGGGTGCCATGTTCATACAACC GGTGATTTTGAAGAGTCAGACGAGCAATTTCAATCCAGGATTAGGGGTGGCCGGAAGAGAAAGTGCCCAACCGTAGAAATGCTGATCCGGAAGAGGATTACTCCACCAACTCCACCAAGTCAATCAGACGAAGAGTCTGACTACCTTGGTTGGTTGCACTCAGAGAGGCAACGAGCTGTAAATCATAGCCTATAG